The segment gaaaatacaaagagaaaacaacagtagAGGACTGAGTGACATGTCATTAAGAGTACTCAAGTTGCCACAGTTGTTTAATAACAAAAAGActcttttaaaaagatatggaagaaaaactgagacAACAATGAATATCTCCTGATAATGTTAATATAACACCACGTGAACAGGAACAGGCCAAGATTTTATCTATGCAGATCATCCTGCCTGGCTCATGGTCACCGGGAGTTAGTGCTTATATTGAGAACTGGTAGATCCTGGGCACATTTGAAAGTAACAGACTGTAAGAATTACAAGGTTTTAAATGTGAGTGGGGAAGAATAATCCTATAGGAAAGTCTAAAGGATGTAAATTAGtacattaaaattaaagaaggGGAAATCGATCTAAGCTGTATAATAATGTCCTGTGACAGATTTTGGAgtgaaaattctttttaattaaagtgctggaaggggaaaagattTATGTGATATATTTTCTAGATTGGGAGTAGAATTTAGAAACTGCTGAATTGGAAACTACATATTTTGGTGTTTGCCAtgatttaaacattaaaaatgtggcTATTTATAGGGTTCTGAAAAGTTTTAAAGGAAGTGATATTTGTGATTCAAATTTATTGAGCCTTTGATTCATTTTAAGCTTAATTTGGAATGAGAAAAATAGTCTCGCatcttaaaaatgtttgttccTTTTGATTTCATAACAGTTATGTAACGTTTTTTCCTAGTGAACTGTACCCTATTTCCCTCTTTTGTATTCTTATCTGTTTTTGTGGTGTGGTTTGCTATTCACTCAGCTCCTCACTCTGATCTTCTGTTGTGTTTCCATGACCAGTGTCCTGTATCATGTACTCTTTGGTATCacatttcattcattaaaatgacatttcacaTCTTCTGCTTCACTGCACTGTTGAGTAGTTGCCACTTATTTTCATCACCTTCGCTGCTTTCATTCATGGCAAATGAAATAATCAATCAAAGCAAAAATCCTGTTCTAGATAACTACAAGCCTTGCATGTAGAATCTGAATGCATCGATCGTCACTTGTAAAAGCAAGGTTTTTTGGTGACACTTTGGCAGTTTTATAATGCTTGAGAGAAAATCAGACTTTTATACCCATAGGACATGCTATTTTGAGGCAAATTCTCAGCCACAGGAATGGGGGAGTCTGAGGCACTTTTCTTGGAGTAAAAGTCAgttcttttgcatttctggaGTCACAGTTAGAGAAGTATAAAATTCATCAGACTAGACCTGCTTGAATGAGAAACTGAAGTCAGGTGCtctaaaaacaatgttttagATGTTGTCTTTCATCATCTTCTGTCCTGCAGAATGTAAGATATTTGAAGCACTGCAGAAGTCAGGTCCATTCCACTTGGACCAAAGTACAAGTCCTTCTGAACGAGACATTATTGATTCGCTGTCCaactgtttctatttttaaccAGAGCTAGGTTCCTAAATCTTCAGTGACTTTTGAATTCATGCTTCAGAATTTGTCTGGTGCTACAACAGCCATTCTAAAGCCACAGGGAACCACGGTGAGGGAAGAACACGGTTTGGAGAGAACATGTACAGAAATCCAAGTAGTCAGTCTTAAATATCTCTGACTATATATTCCTGTAATCAGCTCCATTACAGGATTTCTGAATGACTTGCTCTCAATGTGAAAACTGAAAGTAGGCACAGAATTAAAGCACTCCATACCGGaaattgaaatgctttgtaCCTTCCTAGCCTCCTATCTCTGGCCTTTGTAGCAGTctgaagaaatcaaagcagaatgTACCAAAATAAAGAGAATCCTTTAGTATAATCTTTCAAAATTTCTTGgatagagagaaaaaacaataacaacaacaaaaaaaacccagttaACTGTTGTTAAAATGGTAAATCCAAGAAAaattacttgatttttttagttttttctcttgtgttcaTAGAAAATATGCAAACTTATTCAGTTTTTCTGATTTAAAGGAGTTTGTAAAATTATCAGTGCATTAAACTAGCTGTTTTGATCCCTTCAGTTGAAACTCATTGCAGGGTTACGTATTGTTCTTTAACTgaattaattacagaaaaaaatgttaaggGGTTATAGGCTATTTTGTAAGAAACACACTGTATTAATTGGCTGAACAGTCTGGTTTTAATTTGCTTATTAGTccacacaaacaggaaaaaaaaagaatcaagtgAAGCatagaaacaaactgaaacaaacttTGAAACTGCAGTAGAAGAATAGATAGCATAGCAGAGCACTAAATAATCAGATCTGTAATACCTAAAGGAAACTAAGTTTTGTATGATTACCCAAATAGTAACTTAATGTCAGGTGATGAAGCATATTATAGAAAGGATCGGTTTGATACTATATTCCTTTTCATAAATatcaggatttatttttccatgccTTATATATATTGAAGATGAGATATAAGTTAATTTTCACCTCAGATCCTTGTATTCATTGGCCAAATTAATGAATGTCTTCCTTAGACTGCCTATGTTTTATGAACCTGAATGAGTCAAAGTTGAGTGTTTTGAAGGGGAGGTAGCAGATTTTCTGGATCTTCATGTTCATATTTAGTCAGATTCAGCTGTAAAAATAGTTGATCTTTGGTGCTCTATATGTTTTTTCCCTATAGATTTCTGTGGCTTTATTTGTGGTACAACCTGCCCCCAGCTGTGGGGGATCATAAAAGGGCAAGGTGCATAATAGCTTTCTTACAGAAATAAGCCTGACTTCAATCTGTTGCGGCTTACCTGTGTGATATTATTAGCTGCCATTGTTCTCAGCAGTGGTGCAGGTCTCTGAGGAATTGTAGGACCTTAATGCGTATTCTTCCAAATAGCACAGAAAGTACTTGCATGCATGAACAGTGGTCACATTCTTATATTACCCATGAAGAATATGAATAACAGTATGTGAAACAGTGGGAATTATTGATGTCAAATGAATTGAAACTATGTCTTCATGAATTAAGACACTTACATAAAAGTGAGCAGTTTTATTGTCTCGATTCATAATAACTTACCAAGTGGTTATTTTCAGAGAATtggcagaaaacagatttttttctttttttttttttttttttttttaaatatataatggATGATAACATAATTTTAGCTTTATAGGTACTAGATTTTTAGATTTCCACAGTGATTTTACTGACTCGCTACTGCATATTGCACTAAGATCCTTCCCTGCACTCCTGCCTGTCAGAGTCAATATTTCAAGTACAGGATACATGTTTAATGGATATGAATTATAAGAATGATTTTGCATTTATTGCTGTATTCTACCTCTtaccaggcagcagcactgaagccATGAAGGAAAACCACAGgattttcccttccctctttctgtttttctttcctctttttttctttccctcctgtgACTGCCCAAGTTGTGCACTCCTTAGTGGTGGAAtgatgagaaacagaaaactgtggAGGGAACACAAAAGCTACAGGTAGAACTATGGCTTTTCAGAGCCAAGATTGAAACTGCTATAGGCCGCAGTAAATCAAACGTTCCTTAAATCTTAGAAAAGCATCTATGTTTGAAATATGTGTGAAAAAGGACAGTTGTGGAAAATAACAGTTCTAAAGACCTGAAGAGTTGTGCCAACTACATACATAATAGAGGAGGAGGTTAAGTCACAACTTTCACACAGTTTTCAAGTTTCTTTAAAGTATGCAGAGCCTTTTGCAGTGAAGTTAAAGCTATTGACaactggtttgttttccttgtttacCTTCCAAGGCCAATGAGAAGCGGTCCTTTCAATTCCAGGGGCCAAAGGCTGAGAACCACTGCTCTGCGGTTTAGACAAACTCTTTTGGATAGCAGTGTAAGTAGGAGcttttttcattaacatttacTGGGCTGATACCACCCATATTCTGTTGTCCATGGCATGTTTTAACAAAGGATAAAGAACCCAACAAAATATCTCCACTGGTGTCTTTTATTAAGTAATGCAAAATACAGTATTAATTATGACACTGCATGCATTTTAGACAATATAAATGCAAGCCTACGGAAAATGTGACAAAGAAACCCTCAATTACTTTTGAGGTAGTGTATACaaggaaaaataggaaagcagaaacacagtggattaaaagaacaaaatattggTATCACTTTGTGCATACATTAGTCACtcataaatacatttgtatgaaataatttaagatacaattccattcttttttaaaaatatactttttcaaATTCACCCttcttttaagttttgttttctttaaatgaagaGTATGGTATTTTATCAggtggatttatttattttttttcactgccatCATCATGATTTTACCCTTTTCCTCCAAGAGTTTAGGCACAGATGGCCTCgtgcacaaaaataaataagaaacctgcttaaagggaaaagaattcTGCTCAAATATCTTAGGATAGTCTAATAAATAccattttgtttataaaaatatttcaggtttataaaagaggggaggggaCGGTCTCCCACATGGAAAGGATGTTAAGTGAAAAGTGCTGTATAACGTTTTTGGAGagatttcatttcaaacatATAGTACcattatgaatatatattttgtacTCCGTTTCTGAGAACCTTATGTTCACAAGAAGTATCAAACAcggtttgctttcttttgctcgTGGTCTTATTGCAGTTCTGGAAGATGCCTAATTCAGAAGGGTTCCGTATAGTTGTGCTTTTGTAAGGCTGTCCTTCCGACTCAAACCAGTACTCCCAGTCCGctgaaactgctgctgtttgctgtgaatACCCGAATGGCTTCCTTGCTCCATGGAAGACTGGTGGATTTCTGAAGCCTCTATTGAACTGTGATTGAGGgactctgcagagctgttggggCTCACGTCCACATATTCTCTTTTCAACACTGGGCTATTTTCGATGTTTTTGCTACTGCATAACTGGACAGTgatcctttcatttttttggtCTCttgattcttttgttttgtaagcGGGCAAGTTGTCCTGTTTACAGCTAGTGCTGATGTCAATGTTCAGGCCACTGTCTGCTCTCAGGAAGCAAGAATCCACAAGTCTGCTTTGGCAGATATCATCTCCCTCTGAGCAGCTATCCGCTTTGTAACTAGCATATATGGGACTTGTTCTACTGTCTCCCGTTTTAATAGGGCTGCTGTAATACTGCTCTGAAAAGCTGCAGGGTGACAGCCTGCCAGTGTTCCTATATGAGTATGCGCCAATGTCCTCCACACTCAACTGCCTCCATCGCCCCGGTAAGTCTTCTTCTGAAAGGTTGGTGCTCCTACACTCATTCCTCATTTTCTGATTTGCTAAAGCCTGTTGTGGTGTTATGgctgagaaatgaaaaggttCATTTGCATAAGGAGGCAGAGTCCGAGTAAAAGTGGGGGAGTTCTCATTATCATCAGCAAGCTCCATGTGCTGTGCAGGTTTTGACTTGGCAAACCTTGGGCTTCCCTGATGCTCATAACCCGCTGGTGACTTTCTTTCAAACAGTTCATCTCGGTTGCTCATGTAGATCGCTTGCTGGGAGGCTGTCATAGTGTTGGCTTGGGCATTCTCCTTCTCTTCAGATGTGACGCTGAAGCTGGAATAGGAGCTGGAGGTCGGCAAAGAGGTGATGTACTCTGGAAAGGCTTCGTGAGAGAAGCTGGAATGGAAACCATCTTCTTCAACAGTACTGTCTGTGGAGTTCTGGGACCGGAGGAACCCCACATCTTTCACTTGCGTGTCCACACTTggtctcctctccctccttctctcctcagGGCAGTACAGGGCGGTGTCACTGCAGTAGATGTCTGACTTGTATTGAGGCCTCTGCCCAAGTTTTCCAGCAGGGTCCTGAAAATTGAGATCCCTTGTTGAGGGGCTTGACAAGTGTGAAGACAAGCTGTTTGGATCTGGTTTCTCCAGTACTTTGGCGATGACACAGGTGGGTATGGTATCAGCGTAAGATGTGTGGCACAAGGGGACAGAAAGGCTGCACCCATGTTTTTCCAGATGGATGCTGACTCTTTCCTGAAAGTCAGATGGCAACTGTAACATAGAGAGGTAGCAGAGGGGACAGGAGAAAAGGGTGCATATCAGTACTGGTATCTGCTTGGTTTTATGCAACACTGACATATGAGTGCAGTTTATGATATTATGTAGCTCACCGGATACTGTTCTTTGACTAATGTGAAGGCCACAGTCtctgtgcatttctgaaaacaaatgtaatcaaatgaatttaatttatttacttagcATTTAGAAGTGTTTATCTGCTTCTCTTATGAAACTTAAATGATTCCTTCCAAATTAATTTCAGTTGGATCAAAACAATCTAAAAAACAGTAAACAACCACCTTAAAAAGGCATGTGGGGAAACAGAGCCTACAGCAGCACTTTCCAGACAGTCTGTTAACGTGTGTGCTTTGAACATGGGATATGGAAGTCTCTGCTGGGATGaggcaagaaaaggaagagattagTTGTATTGTGTTCTTATGGCCTTCTTTGAGCAACTATTGCCTCCAGCCCACTGCCAAATTGTCTCCTGCTCTTTGGTGTCACATTTGATAAGTGATGATAtttgaagagatggaaaagttGGTTTCACTGACACTTAAAGCAATGGTACTGGTTGCTATGACAAGAGTGtttctgtgctgggaaaagaagcaaatgagCAGCTACCTTATCCCAGCAATCAGACCATAACTTGTCAGATTGACAAACCTTATAAGTGTCCTCTGCCGGCAGCTGCTGTTGGCTTCTTTTTGGGTCTCTTACTACACCAGCTGAAATAAGAGCTATCACCATTGTGACTCCTATGGCAGACTACTCAAAATTAGTCAATAAATCTGTTGTGCACCAAAGACTGACTGtttctggagaaaaatgagagaCACCACTTTGTATGATGCAACTCAAAAAACAGTAGGTAAATCCTACACAGGTATAACCAAGCATTGTACCGACTAtacatttacttcttttttgGCCTTGCACGTTTCAAATCTCTACCACTGATCCTGCATAATGAATGCTCCACAACAGCTGACTCAGCTCTTCTTGCTGAAAATCCAAGGAGCTCCTGTTTGGGCTAAATCTGTAACTGGGTTTGTGACTTTGGGTTAGCTACTTTGATATCTATATTGGTTTATGCCACTTAAGAAAATAGCCCCTGAATTCTTGGTGGGAACCCTCTCAGCTTAGgtcttttttttaagtggaaatCAAGTTTCTCCTTACCAAATGGCCAGTGGTTACACTTTAAGCCACAACTTTCACACACACTCCTTAACTTTGTTTCTCTAGGGGAGATAGCCCTAAAAATATTGAGGTAGTCCCACTCAGCACCCCTCTTTATGCAAGAAAAATTCAAGTTGTGTACTGCTTCCAGTGATATCATATTGTATAAGGTATGGTGTTTCTATTTTAACTTCTCTGTGAAGTGCTTGAAGATATTTTAATGCCCAAAATTTAGTAGTATGGTATATTGTGAAATGACATCCTTGTTATTGTGGAGTAGGATGAGTGTTTTTTTCTATGGTATTTTGGATTAATCATTATGTTGGTAATTAGCTCATATATCTTCCACTGGAAATAAAGCATATAAGATTGCCAGTCTGCTGGCAGACAAAAATATTAGTCATAATAAGTACAGATGCAACAAAGATTGAATAAACAGTAAGTAAATAAGGCTGCTGTAAATAGCCATGAAAgtgcaaaaaagaaatacagttcaTTTAATGTGAAATTCAGTATTGGGCAACTAATACTTGGTTTCCTTTAACACTACTGTTTTGCATACATCATTTATACTCcaaaatgtattaaaagaaataatatttttcttattgtaCTGGATGCTGGAATTAAGCAAATGATATTGCTGTCATTAATATATTGTTCAGTAGTTCAGGTTTCTTGGTAATATGCAATAATTTTTTCCGGCAATATTTGTGCTTGTGAGGAATTTATTGACTGTGACAATATTTTTACTCTCAGTACATTGATCAATACTCTGAGTTGAGAGTGAAGATTGCCCATTTAATTAAGTGTATAACAGTCTGTGAAACTGTGGGGAGATTCCAGTTTGTGATGCCTCTCTGCGAGAGAGCTTCTAAATACCTTTATGATTCTTACTAATAGGTAGGAGGATTTTGGCATGAGTAATGTAGTGATGACTCCTAGATATTAAATGGTAAGTGAAGTCAGCCACTAGGAAAAATAATGGCATCAGAATATTGGCAAATTTGAAGGTTTTGCTTCAGATCCAGGACATTGTTGCCCATGTGATGGAAGAATGTTGATCAGTCCTTGTCAGATTTGTTTAGTGCTTTTATTAAGTTTAGTGGCTTTGAAATGATGTTTGGTTTTGCATTATTCTGTCACAGAATTGCACAAAAGAGGCCATTGTTGGGGATGAGTAACCTGATGAGGCTAATCAAGGGAAAATTTTTCTCAGTGACCTTCAGCAAACCAATATATATGAGGGAGGTGCTATTGCTTTGAGTAGGCTTCTGCATTTCCAAAGACTGCCTTGTTGGTTGCACATTTGCCTCCCATCCAAGGATTCTGTTCCTCATGTTCCTTTCTTTGGAAGTCAAGAATATTAATTAAAGTTTATACCTCGGAATTCAATTAACCAGCGCTACGGttgctttagaaaaatatttgccagTCTGTTTCAAGATTCAGAGTTAGAATTAACTGGATTGGAAAATAACTTCAGGAAGAAGACTGATTGAATTCTATCATGTCCCCACTCCTCTCCACAAACCCCAATATTTTGCAGCCTAGACTTCTCACCACTTTAGTTTCATGATAACTTTTACTACGTAACATGTTCAGCAGAGACACATTCTGTTGGATTGCAGAGAGTATCTTCAAGTTCCATTACTGCCTGTGATTTTGTCAGCACCTCCCCAGATATACAGAATAGCAGCAGGTGCACAAAACCCCCAGGGCTGCTTAAAgggtgaataaataaataaataaataaatcaaagcctAAGGGGCAAACAAATTCTGGAAGTGATAAAACAACCAGCTTTCCatgcaatatttatttcttcaaatattcATCAGGTTTAGTCACATTACCTCAGAAAGTTTATGTGCCCTGTCGTAATTCTTGCTGCACTGGAGCAATTGAGCAGCTAAATTGCAGTCCTTCCTATAGAGTTcctggagggggaaaaaaagagaaaagaaaaaaaggggaaaaaaaagcctgtttctTCAAGTTTGCAAACTTGTGGCTTTCACCCATGCCCGAGAAATGTTTCAGAGTTTGACTTTGGGGCAGGTTGGAGCATACTTCAACTTTTAAACTCATTAAGATTCTGTATTTCTTGTGTGATGCTGAGAAGTTTGTCCCTTTGCTCTGTGAGGGTTCATAAAATTACCAAAAATTAAACACTGAAGCTATGGAGCAGTAATCTGCATTTCAGACAATGAACACTTACCGCTAGGAACTTGGCTTTATACTGTTAACATGCATGGAACTATGAGGGTGAAagtaaatattatattttaagttaaaagaaaattgaagagCAGATGATTTTTACTGACTGTTATCCAGATCAGCACTGAGATGCTACTttagaaaaactgcagaaaaaatctTATGATTCTGTACAGAGATGTGCCCTCAGctcatatttcttcttaatttagTTTAAGGCATATGATTGTAACTGCATCCTTCAACCGGTATCTTTGGGTCCTTGTGGGTAAGAGTTacatgctgcttctgctcaAGGTGACATTAAAAACTAAGCTGACTTCCAAATTGACTTCATGTGTGGCAATtagacaaagaaaacattgatCACTTTGGCCACAAGGTTGTATTAACCTgtgaaaataagaacagatttatcaggaaaaaatgatgaataTTGAATTTCTTTGAGTTTCTTCTGTTGTTGCAGAGTTTTACCATTCCACTTGTTCCTGTAAAAAATGATATGTTTTCTGCTAAAAGGAAAAGTGGAATTTCCCTCTACTTAAAGTTATTCTGtaataataaagagaaagatGTTGCTGAGAGTCCATGAGGCATGTGGCCAGTAAAAGTATTTTCCTGTGATCATTAGTTGATTtataactttgtttttaaggGTCCTTAGATATTtccatgtatgtatgtatctgtgtgtgtctgtgtctaCATGAGCTTTACACATggtgttttctcctttaaatttaCACAGGAAGTAGATTTCATTTATGTAAGTCTTACATTTCATGTCACTACACACAATCTTTATTCCtgaaaacagatgcaaacaCTAGGAATCCAAGAATTAAATTTGGAAGCAAAATCTGTTACATACGTGCTTGGTTCTGGTGTGCTACATGCACATTAAACACATACAGTTTTGCTGTAAAATGTATAGCATATACAAGTTCTGCAGTTCCCTTATGGCACGTAAAAATGAAGTCAATCCAGAACTGAatcctttctttaaaagcactgaGGCTCCGTTTCTGTGAAGTGGTTGCCATGGAGAgagcaaaaagcttttcttattctatttttaGCTACTTTAAAAATTACTACAAAAAATTTCTTACTAGTTGGATGTGCCACATGTGTTTTGTGCTCAATATGCAGTGACATTCTGTATGGCTGGAGTAACTTTATGTCTGTTTACCTAGGTGGTGATGAGCCACATCAATGGCATCTACAACACTAatcaaaaactaaaaaaaaactaaaaaaaaactaaacaaaaaactAAAGTTGCAAAATGGCAGGAACATCAAATATGGATTTTAACTATATAGGTGGCAGTTACATTTAATGTAAGCAATAAGAAATTCATATAATTGCATAGGAAGCACATAGCCTAATTTATTAGTAAGCATAGTCTCAAGACATATTCATAATTAAATACTTACATTGTCTTCTGACAACTTATCTATTGTCACCTTGGCTTCTATTAAGTGATTATTAAGTGCAATTATTTCATGGCTCAAAGCCcgcttttcttcttcataatgTTGACCCTGCGTAGAAAATGGAGTAGTCAGTATTTTTTCTactgtcaaaatatttcaagtactCAAAGCTTGATCTCATTCTCAAACTTAAGGAAAAACACAATGGATCCATATATTTATGTTTCtacttttttgctttcttcaatCAGCAGATGAGGCAATGTATGCTGAAAACAGGGTGCTCAAATTAAACTCACACTAAGCACCACCATGGAATGCTTTAACTAGCCAGTGAAAAAGGATTCAATTGAGGTTAAGCTGTTCATTGTTCACTATACTTCAGAGTTTCTTGCCTAGAAGAGGCTTGAGCTGCTCATGGCTTTTGCTACAAGAATGTTGCTTAAGTTATCCCGTTAACTTCCATACTCAATGACATGGAAGAagaacagtatttaaaaagtaGCTGTAACTGAgacattctctttttttccgTTGACTATGTGGGCTGTTTTAGAAGTCCTGTCTTGCCATTTCTCAAGATGAACGTTTAGCTTGTATGCTAGCAGAAGGTGATCCACTGTGGGATAATAAGAAAAGAGCAGCCTTTTTGCTGCTCACCAATTTAACCTTCTTACCAGTAGAATGTACCTTTTCACtataaaagcaaagaatttaGCAGAAAATTGAAGCGCCAGTGGCCCTCCCCCTCTGTCCCATTTTTGTATTGCTGTGTTTATTATACCACCTTGTacataaaaagtattttatatatgtattttatacataaaatataaaaatatgttgtAATGATCATTTATAACACTGCTATTAGATTtacattactttaaaaatgtatggTAGCTTCTGCGTGTTCTGTCTGGGATCAAGGCAACTGccttgtgctctgtgctgtacaAAACCACAATAAAAAGGTTTGCCAGTTTTCTATAGGATTATTTTAGAAAGGAGTATTACAATAAGATCAGAAATTAGGGTAATCTTCAATGTATATCCATTTTGTTTTGGGAAATTACTCCAGTGACAAGTTCACAATCACACTTTCCATTCTCAGATCATTGGAGTAACTTGTGAAAGATTTTATCCAGCAGGCTGATCACATTAGCTACTCAGACTTCTAAAATGCCATGTTGCCAGGGTCACATGAAAGTCTTTTATCAGCGCATGCTCTGTATTGTCAGGTAGTTGACAGCAACCGGAGTTCGTGCCTTGAAGCCACAAAATGAATATCAAAGTTAATTATCTAGATGCAAAGCACCAACATACATTAAAGAAGAGTGATTAAATTAGAAGTGGCAACGCATCCTAAGCTGCTGCTTAAAGAAAAACGTGTTCTAAAATGGTCTAAGTGAGCCCATAGCTTGTTTTAAATAGTGGAGATATGACTGATATGCTATTGTGAAGGTCAGGCCTAACCTATTCTAATATCATCTTTAATGTCACCCTATTttaatgcttctattttttaGGGACGGTCTGCTCCTGCTCCTGGAGGTTGATTCAGCCTCAAACCTCTCCTTCtgtcca is part of the Coturnix japonica isolate 7356 chromosome 5, Coturnix japonica 2.1, whole genome shotgun sequence genome and harbors:
- the BEGAIN gene encoding brain-enriched guanylate kinase-associated protein isoform X1, with product MLAEDRKHFEDSFTVQASAAEMEKIRVRNSWVPTCLWQPRILQGRLAKSSPTLWDSTLQEQKGELRKRLSYTTHKLEMLETEFDSTRQYLEIELRRAQEELEKVTEKLRRIQNNYLALQRINQDLEDKLYRMGQHYEEEKRALSHEIIALNNHLIEAKVTIDKLSEDNELYRKDCNLAAQLLQCSKNYDRAHKLSEKCTETVAFTLVKEQYPLPSDFQERVSIHLEKHGCSLSVPLCHTSYADTIPTCVIAKVLEKPDPNSLSSHLSSPSTRDLNFQDPAGKLGQRPQYKSDIYCSDTALYCPEERRRERRPSVDTQVKDVGFLRSQNSTDSTVEEDGFHSSFSHEAFPEYITSLPTSSSYSSFSVTSEEKENAQANTMTASQQAIYMSNRDELFERKSPAGYEHQGSPRFAKSKPAQHMELADDNENSPTFTRTLPPYANEPFHFSAITPQQALANQKMRNECRSTNLSEEDLPGRWRQLSVEDIGAYSYRNTGRLSPCSFSEQYYSSPIKTGDSRTSPIYASYKADSCSEGDDICQSRLVDSCFLRADSGLNIDISTSCKQDNLPAYKTKESRDQKNERITVQLCSSKNIENSPVLKREYVDVSPNSSAESLNHSSIEASEIHQSSMEQGSHSGIHSKQQQFQRTGSTGLSRKDSLTKAQLYGTLLN
- the BEGAIN gene encoding brain-enriched guanylate kinase-associated protein isoform X3 codes for the protein MLAEDRKHFEDSFTVQASAAEMEKIRVRNSWVPTCLWQPRILQGRLAKSSPTLWDSTLQEQKGELRKRLSYTTHKLEMLETEFDSTRQYLEIELRRAQEELEKVTEKLRRIQNNYLALQRINQDLEDKLYRMGQHYEEEKRALSHEIIALNNHLIEAKVTIDKLSEDNELYRKDCNLAAQLLQCSKNYDRAHKLSELPSDFQERVSIHLEKHGCSLSVPLCHTSYADTIPTCVIAKVLEKPDPNSLSSHLSSPSTRDLNFQDPAGKLGQRPQYKSDIYCSDTALYCPEERRRERRPSVDTQVKDVGFLRSQNSTDSTVEEDGFHSSFSHEAFPEYITSLPTSSSYSSFSVTSEEKENAQANTMTASQQAIYMSNRDELFERKSPAGYEHQGSPRFAKSKPAQHMELADDNENSPTFTRTLPPYANEPFHFSAITPQQALANQKMRNECRSTNLSEEDLPGRWRQLSVEDIGAYSYRNTGRLSPCSFSEQYYSSPIKTGDSRTSPIYASYKADSCSEGDDICQSRLVDSCFLRADSGLNIDISTSCKQDNLPAYKTKESRDQKNERITVQLCSSKNIENSPVLKREYVDVSPNSSAESLNHSSIEASEIHQSSMEQGSHSGIHSKQQQFQRTGSTGLSRKDSLTKAQLYGTLLN
- the BEGAIN gene encoding brain-enriched guanylate kinase-associated protein isoform X4 — its product is MLAEDRKHFEDSFTVQASAAEMEKISTLQEQKGELRKRLSYTTHKLEMLETEFDSTRQYLEIELRRAQEELEKVTEKLRRIQNNYLALQRINQDLEDKLYRMGQHYEEEKRALSHEIIALNNHLIEAKVTIDKLSEDNELYRKDCNLAAQLLQCSKNYDRAHKLSEKCTETVAFTLVKEQYPLPSDFQERVSIHLEKHGCSLSVPLCHTSYADTIPTCVIAKVLEKPDPNSLSSHLSSPSTRDLNFQDPAGKLGQRPQYKSDIYCSDTALYCPEERRRERRPSVDTQVKDVGFLRSQNSTDSTVEEDGFHSSFSHEAFPEYITSLPTSSSYSSFSVTSEEKENAQANTMTASQQAIYMSNRDELFERKSPAGYEHQGSPRFAKSKPAQHMELADDNENSPTFTRTLPPYANEPFHFSAITPQQALANQKMRNECRSTNLSEEDLPGRWRQLSVEDIGAYSYRNTGRLSPCSFSEQYYSSPIKTGDSRTSPIYASYKADSCSEGDDICQSRLVDSCFLRADSGLNIDISTSCKQDNLPAYKTKESRDQKNERITVQLCSSKNIENSPVLKREYVDVSPNSSAESLNHSSIEASEIHQSSMEQGSHSGIHSKQQQFQRTGSTGLSRKDSLTKAQLYGTLLN
- the BEGAIN gene encoding brain-enriched guanylate kinase-associated protein isoform X5, which produces MPTAQRASAAEMEKISTLQEQKGELRKRLSYTTHKLEMLETEFDSTRQYLEIELRRAQEELEKVTEKLRRIQNNYLALQRINQDLEDKLYRMGQHYEEEKRALSHEIIALNNHLIEAKVTIDKLSEDNELYRKDCNLAAQLLQCSKNYDRAHKLSEKCTETVAFTLVKEQYPLPSDFQERVSIHLEKHGCSLSVPLCHTSYADTIPTCVIAKVLEKPDPNSLSSHLSSPSTRDLNFQDPAGKLGQRPQYKSDIYCSDTALYCPEERRRERRPSVDTQVKDVGFLRSQNSTDSTVEEDGFHSSFSHEAFPEYITSLPTSSSYSSFSVTSEEKENAQANTMTASQQAIYMSNRDELFERKSPAGYEHQGSPRFAKSKPAQHMELADDNENSPTFTRTLPPYANEPFHFSAITPQQALANQKMRNECRSTNLSEEDLPGRWRQLSVEDIGAYSYRNTGRLSPCSFSEQYYSSPIKTGDSRTSPIYASYKADSCSEGDDICQSRLVDSCFLRADSGLNIDISTSCKQDNLPAYKTKESRDQKNERITVQLCSSKNIENSPVLKREYVDVSPNSSAESLNHSSIEASEIHQSSMEQGSHSGIHSKQQQFQRTGSTGLSRKDSLTKAQLYGTLLN